In Primulina eburnea isolate SZY01 chromosome 5, ASM2296580v1, whole genome shotgun sequence, a single window of DNA contains:
- the LOC140832774 gene encoding uncharacterized protein, giving the protein MDSDRVRVKRKTLEMVLQQCQIAIQQLASGCDDDDDDDGREEDCELDSVPQDSTGTSSNPAYCDTDTPEFYDVLKSRLECPDFLKKLEKASHPQNMTEESSSWDMISENDLWEGGNVDLDSEDYVLVSQEDIMEGIAAFMAAYLSSLKQTKDLTPNQLQEVLSKTFSIKKKKGKLRKAFDGTKVIYNVASWGATAIGIYQNPALLRAASAAFWTSCHVISKLF; this is encoded by the exons ATGGACTCGGATAGGGTTCGTGTGAAGCGGAAAACCCTTGAGATGGTGCTTCAGCAATGTCAGATTGCAATCCAACAGCTCGCTTCTGGctgtgatgatgatgatgatgatgatgggcGAGAGGAAGATTGTGAGCTCGATAGTGTTCCTCAAGACTCCACAGGCACCTCCTCTAACCCTGCTTACTGCGACACCGACACGCCGGAG TTTTATGATGTGTTGAAATCTAGACTTGAATGTCCTGATTTCCTCAAGAAACTAGAAAAGGCGTCGCATCCACAAAATATGACTG AGGAAAGCAGTTCCTGGGACATGATCAGCGAAAATGATCTTTGGGAAGGTGGAAATGTTGACTTAGACTCAGAAGATTATGTTTTAGTTAGTCAAGAAGATATAATGGAGGGTATTGCGGCCTTCATGGCTGCGTATCTATCGTCTCTTAAACAAACTAAG GATTTGACACCCAATCAGCTTCAAGAGG TGCTTAGCAAGACATTCTCTATCAAAAAGAAGAAGGGCAAGCTTAGGAAGGCATTCGATGGAACAAAAGTTATCTACAATGTAGCATCTTGGGGAGCTACAGCAATTGG GATATATCAAAACCCAGCCCTTTTGAGGGCTGCCTCTGCAGCATTCTGGACTTCTTGTCATGTTATTTCAAAGCTCTTCTGA
- the LOC140832773 gene encoding chaperone protein dnaJ 1, mitochondrial isoform X3, with protein sequence MGFSSSPKSLLQNILFRWKLSVGSSRVLVGNVSQFQRGLIHSAGDRNWSGSAGKPAAYATFKLPSLKRFIHATGACQSVERDHYAILGISEDANPDEIKKAFHVLAKKYHPDASKNTPSAKRKFQEIRDAYEALQDPEKKAQYDGMRKSSRSKKNAEYTNWDGSHFKYDHSTRFSDSFQKIFAEIFENETENLAADIEVELLLTFPEAAEGCTKHLSFDADVPCDSCDGQGHPLNAEPRQCPTCQGSGRITIPPFATTCSTCKGFGRIIKECCLLCKGSGVCEGVKDVKVTIPAGVDSGDTVHVPKAGNAGRWGRSPSNLFIKLKVADDPIFSRQGADIYVNNHINFTQAILGGKVEVPTLSGNLQLRIPKGVQHGHLVVLRGKGLPRSGFLINHGDQYVRFCINFPSTVSERQRAILEEFEEEICDGNDTSAEGRWLYQRLCTG encoded by the exons ATGGGGTTTTCTTCTTCCCCGAAATCGTTGCTGCAAAATATTTTG TTTCGATGGAAACTGTCTGTAGGGTCATCGCGAGTTTTAGTGGGTAATGTTTCCCAATTTCAACGGGGGTTGATCCACTCTGCGG GAGATAGAAATTGGAGTGGTTCTGCGGGAAAACCTGCTGCTTATGCAACTTTTAAACTTCCATCTTTGAAGAGATTTATTCATGCAACAG GTGCTTGTCAATCAGTTGAACGTGATCACTATGCGATTCTTGGAATTTCTGAAGATGCGAATCCGGATGAGATAAAGAAGGCTTTTCACGTA CTTGCTAAGAAGTACCATCCCGATGCAAGTAAGAATACCCCTTCAGCAAAGAGAAAATTTCAAGAGATTAGAGATGCATATGAG GCTTTGCAAGATCCTGAAAAAAAAGCACAATATGACGGG ATGAGGAAGAGTTCAAGAAGTAAAAAAAATGCAGAATATACCAACTGGGATGGGAGTCACTTTAAATATGATCACAGCACTCGCTTCTCTGATTCATTTCAAAAAATTTTTGCTGAG attttcgaaaatgaaaCTGAAAATCTAGCTGCTGATATTGAG GTGGAACTTTTACTTACATTTCCTGAAGCTGCTGAAGGATGCACAAAGCACTTGTCATTCGATGCAGACGTGCCATGTGATTCTTGTG ATGGGCAAGGGCACCCTTTGAATGCTGAGCCTAGACAGTGTCCAACCTGCCAAGGCTCTGGGAGA ATAACAATACCACCATTTGCTACTACATGCAGTACCTGTAAAGGATTTGGGCGAATCATTAAG GAATGCTGCTTGTTGTGCAAAGGATCAGGTGTGTGTGAAGGAGTCAAGGATGTTAAAGTAACAATACCAGCAG GTGTGGATTCTGGGGATACCGTTCATGTCCCCAAAGCTGGTAACGCTGGTAGATGGGGAAGATCTCCAAGCAACCTGTTTATAAAACTCAAG GTCGCAGATGATCCTATTTTCTCTAGACAAGGGGCTGAtatatatgtgaataatcataTCAACTTTACACAA GCCATTCTTGGTGGTAAGGTTGAAGTTCCTACACTGTCTGGGAATCTTCAGCTACGA ATACCCAAGGGGGTTCAACATGGACACCTAGTTGTGCTAAGAGGCAAAG GATTGCCAAGGAGTGGTTTTCTGATAAACCATGGTGATCAGTACGTGCGCTTCTGCATAAATTTTCCGtc
- the LOC140832773 gene encoding chaperone protein dnaJ 1, mitochondrial isoform X2, producing MGFSSSPKSLLQNILFRWKLSVGSSRVLVGNVSQFQRGLIHSAGDRNWSGSAGKPAAYATFKLPSLKRFIHATGACQSVERDHYAILGISEDANPDEIKKAFHVLAKKYHPDASKNTPSAKRKFQEIRDAYEALQDPEKKAQYDGMRKSSRSKKNAEYTNWDGSHFKYDHSTRFSDSFQKIFAEIFENETENLAADIEVELLLTFPEAAEGCTKHLSFDADVPCDSCDGQGHPLNAEPRQCPTCQGSGRITIPPFATTCSTCKGFGRIIKECCLLCKGSGVCEGVKDVKVTIPAGVDSGDTVHVPKAGNAGRWGRSPSNLFIKLKVADDPIFSRQGADIYVNNHINFTQAILGGKVEVPTLSGNLQLRIPKGVQHGHLVVLRGKGLPRSGFLINHGDQYVRFCINFPSTVSERQRAILEEFEEEICDGNDTSAEGRCRLYQRLCTG from the exons ATGGGGTTTTCTTCTTCCCCGAAATCGTTGCTGCAAAATATTTTG TTTCGATGGAAACTGTCTGTAGGGTCATCGCGAGTTTTAGTGGGTAATGTTTCCCAATTTCAACGGGGGTTGATCCACTCTGCGG GAGATAGAAATTGGAGTGGTTCTGCGGGAAAACCTGCTGCTTATGCAACTTTTAAACTTCCATCTTTGAAGAGATTTATTCATGCAACAG GTGCTTGTCAATCAGTTGAACGTGATCACTATGCGATTCTTGGAATTTCTGAAGATGCGAATCCGGATGAGATAAAGAAGGCTTTTCACGTA CTTGCTAAGAAGTACCATCCCGATGCAAGTAAGAATACCCCTTCAGCAAAGAGAAAATTTCAAGAGATTAGAGATGCATATGAG GCTTTGCAAGATCCTGAAAAAAAAGCACAATATGACGGG ATGAGGAAGAGTTCAAGAAGTAAAAAAAATGCAGAATATACCAACTGGGATGGGAGTCACTTTAAATATGATCACAGCACTCGCTTCTCTGATTCATTTCAAAAAATTTTTGCTGAG attttcgaaaatgaaaCTGAAAATCTAGCTGCTGATATTGAG GTGGAACTTTTACTTACATTTCCTGAAGCTGCTGAAGGATGCACAAAGCACTTGTCATTCGATGCAGACGTGCCATGTGATTCTTGTG ATGGGCAAGGGCACCCTTTGAATGCTGAGCCTAGACAGTGTCCAACCTGCCAAGGCTCTGGGAGA ATAACAATACCACCATTTGCTACTACATGCAGTACCTGTAAAGGATTTGGGCGAATCATTAAG GAATGCTGCTTGTTGTGCAAAGGATCAGGTGTGTGTGAAGGAGTCAAGGATGTTAAAGTAACAATACCAGCAG GTGTGGATTCTGGGGATACCGTTCATGTCCCCAAAGCTGGTAACGCTGGTAGATGGGGAAGATCTCCAAGCAACCTGTTTATAAAACTCAAG GTCGCAGATGATCCTATTTTCTCTAGACAAGGGGCTGAtatatatgtgaataatcataTCAACTTTACACAA GCCATTCTTGGTGGTAAGGTTGAAGTTCCTACACTGTCTGGGAATCTTCAGCTACGA ATACCCAAGGGGGTTCAACATGGACACCTAGTTGTGCTAAGAGGCAAAG GATTGCCAAGGAGTGGTTTTCTGATAAACCATGGTGATCAGTACGTGCGCTTCTGCATAAATTTTCCGtc
- the LOC140832775 gene encoding protein ALTERED SEED GERMINATION 2 isoform X3 yields MESSICFNDGSITNFIDSRTIGVHHDFNKDVQTHSSLLRRLSLERELEGHRGCVNALAWNSEGSLLVSGSDDARLNIWSYSSRKLLLSIDTGHSANIFCTKFVPETSDELVVSGAGDAEVRLFNLSRLKGRERDGGGINPLALFQCHTRRVKKLAVEAGNPNVVWSASEDGTLRQHDFRECASCPAAGSSHQECRNVLLDLRCGAKKSLADPPKHVLMLKSCDISYARPHLLLVGGSDSFVRLYDRRMLPPMSSSQKKMTSPPCVNYFCPMHLSDLGNFSLHLTHVAFSPNGEEVLLSYSGEHVYLMDANLAASGSTMRYTSEDVTKLISFYPPHGGTDLHSSAWGMSLNGFPVRSKISAKIKKCRKLIQIAQRTLKGELDFYYGIEACNEVLAFLGLEIEPTIVLECLCIRASLLLKRRWKNDVHMAIRDCYQARKIDPTSVMALICMAEGLTMLNKHKQALDFAIAAQALAPSDFEVMEKVENIKKSIAAADMHGDGGSKSEYQSGRVLSLSDIIYHSEADSALLDGPEREDSDYEELELDFETSISGEGGDSVDSAILDRNLNLRIRRRDATALENGRPNDTCGSLQLSSENDKVPYQPETITDMKQRYIGHCNIGTDIKQASFIGRRGEYVASGSDDGRWFIWEKKSGRLLKMLRGDEAVVNCIQCHPYDCVIATSGIDSTIKIWTPNSPVPSIVAGGAAGPETSNVLDAMEENQRRLCRTREAILPFEILERFRMHEFAEGRFHPFECTQS; encoded by the exons GATTttaataaagatgtgcaaacaCATTCCTCACTCTTGCGAAGGCTGTCACTAGAAAGAGAACTGGAG GGGCACCGTGGTTGTGTAAATGCTTTGGCATGGAATTCAGAAGGTTCGCTGTTGGTATCAGGATCTGATGATGCACGA CTTAATATTTGGTCTTATTCAAGCCGAAAACTTTTGCTCTCCATTGACACCGGCCATTCTGCTAACATATTCTGTACAAAATTTGTTCCCGAAACTTCAGATGAATTGGTTGTTTCTGGGGCAGGGGATGCTGAG GTGCGACTATTCAATTTATCTCGTTTAAAGGGCAGAGAACGGGATGGTGGTGGAATCAACCCATTAGCACTTTTTCAATGTCACACAAGGAGGGTTAAAAAATTAGCT GTGGAAGCCGGGAATCCCAATGTGGTGTGGAGTGCCAGTGAAGATGGGACACTGAGACAACATGATTTTCGTGAATGTGCTTCATGCCCTGCTGCTGGGTCCTCTCACCAAGAATGTCGTAACGTCCTT CTTGATTTGCGCTGTGGAGCTAAAAAATCATTAGCAGATCCACCCAAACATGTGCTTATGTTGAAGTCTTGTGATATCAGTTATGCTAGACCTCATTTACTTCTCGTTGGCGGCAG TGATTCATTTGTGCGTTTGTATGATAGACGAATGCTACCGCCAATGTCTTCTAGTCAAAAAAAGATGACATCGCCACCATGCGTCAATTACTTCTGCCCGATGCATCTTTCTGACCTT GGTAATTTTAGCTTGCATCTTACTCATGTCGCTTTTAGTCCTAATGGTGAGGAGGTTCTTCTTAGTTACAGTGGTGAGCATGTGTACTTGATGGATGCAAATCTTG CAGCTTCTGGGAGTACAATGAGGTACACGTCAGAAGACGTCACAAAGCTTATCAGCTTTTATCCCCCACACGGTGGAACAGATTTACACTCCTCTGCATGGGGCATGTCTCTGAACGGTTTTCCTGTAAGAAGCAAGATTTCTGCAAAG ATTAAAAAGTGCAGGAAGTTGATCCAGATTGCACAGAGAACTTTAAAAGGAGAATTGGATTTTTATTATGGAATTGAGGCTTGTAATGAAGTTTTAGCTTTTCTTGGTCTTGAGATTGAGCCGACTATTGTGCTCGAATGTTTGTGTATCCGTGCATCCTTGTTGCTCAAG CGGAGATGGAAAAATGATGTGCACATGGCTATCAGGGACTGCTATCAAGCCCGGAAAATCGATCCTACTTCAGTTATGGCATTAATTTGTATGGCTGAAGGCTTGACCATG TTAAACAAGCACAAGCAAGCTTTGGACTTTGCTATTGCAGCTCAAGCTCTAGCTCCATCAGATTTTGAAGTCATGGAAAAGGTGGAAAATATAAAGAAGAGCATCGCTGCAG CTGACATGCATGGCGATGGAGGGTCGAAGTCTGAATATCAATCTGGAAGAGTACTTTCTCTGAGTGATATTATCTACCATTCAGAAGCAGACAGTGCTTTACTAGATGGTCCAGAAAGAGAAGACTCTGACTATGAAGAACTAGAATTGGATTTTGAAACATCAATATCGGGTGAAGGAGGAGATAGTGTTGACTCTGCTATTCTTGATAGGAACTTGAATTTAAGAATTCGCAGGAGAGATGCTACAGCCTTGGAAAATGGAAGACCTAACGATACTTGTGGGTCGCTCCAATTGTCAAGTGAAAATGATAAAGTTCCATATCAG CCCGAGACCATAACAGATATGAAGCAGAGATATATTGGTCACTGTAACATCGGCACCGACATAAAACAAGCTAGTTTTATTGGTCGAAGAG GTGAATATGTTGCCAGTGGAAGTGATGACGGAAGATGGTTtatttgggaaaaaaaatcTGGCCGATTATTAAAGATGCTGCGTGGAGATGAAGCTG TTGTGAACTGTATACAATGCCATCCATATGACTGTGTCATCGCAACAAGTGGAATTGACAGCACCATAAAG ATCTGGACTCCAAATTCTCCTGTCCCTTCTATTGTAGCTGGGGGAGCAGCAGGACCAGAGACTTCAAATGTATTAGATGCCATGGAAGAAAATCAACGCAGATTGTGTCGCACTCGGGAAGCAATTTT GCCTTTCGAAATCCTGGAGCGGTTCCGCATGCATGAGTTTGCTGAAGGAAGGTTTCATCCATTTGAGTGCACACAAAGCTAA
- the LOC140832775 gene encoding protein ALTERED SEED GERMINATION 2 isoform X2, with amino-acid sequence MESSICFNDGSITNFIDSRTIGVHHDFNKDVQTHSSLLRRLSLERELEGHRGCVNALAWNSEGSLLVSGSDDARLNIWSYSSRKLLLSIDTGHSANIFCTKFVPETSDELVVSGAGDAEVRLFNLSRLKGRERDGGGINPLALFQCHTRRVKKLAVEAGNPNVVWSASEDGTLRQHDFRECASCPAAGSSHQECRNVLLDLRCGAKKSLADPPKHVLMLKSCDISYARPHLLLVGGSDSFVRLYDRRMLPPMSSSQKKMTSPPCVNYFCPMHLSDLGNFSLHLTHVAFSPNGEEVLLSYSGEHVYLMDANLASGSTMRYTSEDVTKLISFYPPHGGTDLHSSAWGMSLNGFPVRSKISAKIKKCRKLIQIAQRTLKGELDFYYGIEACNEVLAFLGLEIEPTIVLECLCIRASLLLKRRWKNDVHMAIRDCYQARKIDPTSVMALICMAEGLTMLNKHKQALDFAIAAQALAPSDFEVMEKVENIKKSIAAVEIEADMHGDGGSKSEYQSGRVLSLSDIIYHSEADSALLDGPEREDSDYEELELDFETSISGEGGDSVDSAILDRNLNLRIRRRDATALENGRPNDTCGSLQLSSENDKVPYQPETITDMKQRYIGHCNIGTDIKQASFIGRRGEYVASGSDDGRWFIWEKKSGRLLKMLRGDEAVVNCIQCHPYDCVIATSGIDSTIKIWTPNSPVPSIVAGGAAGPETSNVLDAMEENQRRLCRTREAILPFEILERFRMHEFAEGRFHPFECTQS; translated from the exons GATTttaataaagatgtgcaaacaCATTCCTCACTCTTGCGAAGGCTGTCACTAGAAAGAGAACTGGAG GGGCACCGTGGTTGTGTAAATGCTTTGGCATGGAATTCAGAAGGTTCGCTGTTGGTATCAGGATCTGATGATGCACGA CTTAATATTTGGTCTTATTCAAGCCGAAAACTTTTGCTCTCCATTGACACCGGCCATTCTGCTAACATATTCTGTACAAAATTTGTTCCCGAAACTTCAGATGAATTGGTTGTTTCTGGGGCAGGGGATGCTGAG GTGCGACTATTCAATTTATCTCGTTTAAAGGGCAGAGAACGGGATGGTGGTGGAATCAACCCATTAGCACTTTTTCAATGTCACACAAGGAGGGTTAAAAAATTAGCT GTGGAAGCCGGGAATCCCAATGTGGTGTGGAGTGCCAGTGAAGATGGGACACTGAGACAACATGATTTTCGTGAATGTGCTTCATGCCCTGCTGCTGGGTCCTCTCACCAAGAATGTCGTAACGTCCTT CTTGATTTGCGCTGTGGAGCTAAAAAATCATTAGCAGATCCACCCAAACATGTGCTTATGTTGAAGTCTTGTGATATCAGTTATGCTAGACCTCATTTACTTCTCGTTGGCGGCAG TGATTCATTTGTGCGTTTGTATGATAGACGAATGCTACCGCCAATGTCTTCTAGTCAAAAAAAGATGACATCGCCACCATGCGTCAATTACTTCTGCCCGATGCATCTTTCTGACCTT GGTAATTTTAGCTTGCATCTTACTCATGTCGCTTTTAGTCCTAATGGTGAGGAGGTTCTTCTTAGTTACAGTGGTGAGCATGTGTACTTGATGGATGCAAATCTTG CTTCTGGGAGTACAATGAGGTACACGTCAGAAGACGTCACAAAGCTTATCAGCTTTTATCCCCCACACGGTGGAACAGATTTACACTCCTCTGCATGGGGCATGTCTCTGAACGGTTTTCCTGTAAGAAGCAAGATTTCTGCAAAG ATTAAAAAGTGCAGGAAGTTGATCCAGATTGCACAGAGAACTTTAAAAGGAGAATTGGATTTTTATTATGGAATTGAGGCTTGTAATGAAGTTTTAGCTTTTCTTGGTCTTGAGATTGAGCCGACTATTGTGCTCGAATGTTTGTGTATCCGTGCATCCTTGTTGCTCAAG CGGAGATGGAAAAATGATGTGCACATGGCTATCAGGGACTGCTATCAAGCCCGGAAAATCGATCCTACTTCAGTTATGGCATTAATTTGTATGGCTGAAGGCTTGACCATG TTAAACAAGCACAAGCAAGCTTTGGACTTTGCTATTGCAGCTCAAGCTCTAGCTCCATCAGATTTTGAAGTCATGGAAAAGGTGGAAAATATAAAGAAGAGCATCGCTGCAG TTGAAATTGAAGCTGACATGCATGGCGATGGAGGGTCGAAGTCTGAATATCAATCTGGAAGAGTACTTTCTCTGAGTGATATTATCTACCATTCAGAAGCAGACAGTGCTTTACTAGATGGTCCAGAAAGAGAAGACTCTGACTATGAAGAACTAGAATTGGATTTTGAAACATCAATATCGGGTGAAGGAGGAGATAGTGTTGACTCTGCTATTCTTGATAGGAACTTGAATTTAAGAATTCGCAGGAGAGATGCTACAGCCTTGGAAAATGGAAGACCTAACGATACTTGTGGGTCGCTCCAATTGTCAAGTGAAAATGATAAAGTTCCATATCAG CCCGAGACCATAACAGATATGAAGCAGAGATATATTGGTCACTGTAACATCGGCACCGACATAAAACAAGCTAGTTTTATTGGTCGAAGAG GTGAATATGTTGCCAGTGGAAGTGATGACGGAAGATGGTTtatttgggaaaaaaaatcTGGCCGATTATTAAAGATGCTGCGTGGAGATGAAGCTG TTGTGAACTGTATACAATGCCATCCATATGACTGTGTCATCGCAACAAGTGGAATTGACAGCACCATAAAG ATCTGGACTCCAAATTCTCCTGTCCCTTCTATTGTAGCTGGGGGAGCAGCAGGACCAGAGACTTCAAATGTATTAGATGCCATGGAAGAAAATCAACGCAGATTGTGTCGCACTCGGGAAGCAATTTT GCCTTTCGAAATCCTGGAGCGGTTCCGCATGCATGAGTTTGCTGAAGGAAGGTTTCATCCATTTGAGTGCACACAAAGCTAA
- the LOC140832775 gene encoding protein ALTERED SEED GERMINATION 2 isoform X1 gives MESSICFNDGSITNFIDSRTIGVHHDFNKDVQTHSSLLRRLSLERELEGHRGCVNALAWNSEGSLLVSGSDDARLNIWSYSSRKLLLSIDTGHSANIFCTKFVPETSDELVVSGAGDAEVRLFNLSRLKGRERDGGGINPLALFQCHTRRVKKLAVEAGNPNVVWSASEDGTLRQHDFRECASCPAAGSSHQECRNVLLDLRCGAKKSLADPPKHVLMLKSCDISYARPHLLLVGGSDSFVRLYDRRMLPPMSSSQKKMTSPPCVNYFCPMHLSDLGNFSLHLTHVAFSPNGEEVLLSYSGEHVYLMDANLAASGSTMRYTSEDVTKLISFYPPHGGTDLHSSAWGMSLNGFPVRSKISAKIKKCRKLIQIAQRTLKGELDFYYGIEACNEVLAFLGLEIEPTIVLECLCIRASLLLKRRWKNDVHMAIRDCYQARKIDPTSVMALICMAEGLTMLNKHKQALDFAIAAQALAPSDFEVMEKVENIKKSIAAVEIEADMHGDGGSKSEYQSGRVLSLSDIIYHSEADSALLDGPEREDSDYEELELDFETSISGEGGDSVDSAILDRNLNLRIRRRDATALENGRPNDTCGSLQLSSENDKVPYQPETITDMKQRYIGHCNIGTDIKQASFIGRRGEYVASGSDDGRWFIWEKKSGRLLKMLRGDEAVVNCIQCHPYDCVIATSGIDSTIKIWTPNSPVPSIVAGGAAGPETSNVLDAMEENQRRLCRTREAILPFEILERFRMHEFAEGRFHPFECTQS, from the exons GATTttaataaagatgtgcaaacaCATTCCTCACTCTTGCGAAGGCTGTCACTAGAAAGAGAACTGGAG GGGCACCGTGGTTGTGTAAATGCTTTGGCATGGAATTCAGAAGGTTCGCTGTTGGTATCAGGATCTGATGATGCACGA CTTAATATTTGGTCTTATTCAAGCCGAAAACTTTTGCTCTCCATTGACACCGGCCATTCTGCTAACATATTCTGTACAAAATTTGTTCCCGAAACTTCAGATGAATTGGTTGTTTCTGGGGCAGGGGATGCTGAG GTGCGACTATTCAATTTATCTCGTTTAAAGGGCAGAGAACGGGATGGTGGTGGAATCAACCCATTAGCACTTTTTCAATGTCACACAAGGAGGGTTAAAAAATTAGCT GTGGAAGCCGGGAATCCCAATGTGGTGTGGAGTGCCAGTGAAGATGGGACACTGAGACAACATGATTTTCGTGAATGTGCTTCATGCCCTGCTGCTGGGTCCTCTCACCAAGAATGTCGTAACGTCCTT CTTGATTTGCGCTGTGGAGCTAAAAAATCATTAGCAGATCCACCCAAACATGTGCTTATGTTGAAGTCTTGTGATATCAGTTATGCTAGACCTCATTTACTTCTCGTTGGCGGCAG TGATTCATTTGTGCGTTTGTATGATAGACGAATGCTACCGCCAATGTCTTCTAGTCAAAAAAAGATGACATCGCCACCATGCGTCAATTACTTCTGCCCGATGCATCTTTCTGACCTT GGTAATTTTAGCTTGCATCTTACTCATGTCGCTTTTAGTCCTAATGGTGAGGAGGTTCTTCTTAGTTACAGTGGTGAGCATGTGTACTTGATGGATGCAAATCTTG CAGCTTCTGGGAGTACAATGAGGTACACGTCAGAAGACGTCACAAAGCTTATCAGCTTTTATCCCCCACACGGTGGAACAGATTTACACTCCTCTGCATGGGGCATGTCTCTGAACGGTTTTCCTGTAAGAAGCAAGATTTCTGCAAAG ATTAAAAAGTGCAGGAAGTTGATCCAGATTGCACAGAGAACTTTAAAAGGAGAATTGGATTTTTATTATGGAATTGAGGCTTGTAATGAAGTTTTAGCTTTTCTTGGTCTTGAGATTGAGCCGACTATTGTGCTCGAATGTTTGTGTATCCGTGCATCCTTGTTGCTCAAG CGGAGATGGAAAAATGATGTGCACATGGCTATCAGGGACTGCTATCAAGCCCGGAAAATCGATCCTACTTCAGTTATGGCATTAATTTGTATGGCTGAAGGCTTGACCATG TTAAACAAGCACAAGCAAGCTTTGGACTTTGCTATTGCAGCTCAAGCTCTAGCTCCATCAGATTTTGAAGTCATGGAAAAGGTGGAAAATATAAAGAAGAGCATCGCTGCAG TTGAAATTGAAGCTGACATGCATGGCGATGGAGGGTCGAAGTCTGAATATCAATCTGGAAGAGTACTTTCTCTGAGTGATATTATCTACCATTCAGAAGCAGACAGTGCTTTACTAGATGGTCCAGAAAGAGAAGACTCTGACTATGAAGAACTAGAATTGGATTTTGAAACATCAATATCGGGTGAAGGAGGAGATAGTGTTGACTCTGCTATTCTTGATAGGAACTTGAATTTAAGAATTCGCAGGAGAGATGCTACAGCCTTGGAAAATGGAAGACCTAACGATACTTGTGGGTCGCTCCAATTGTCAAGTGAAAATGATAAAGTTCCATATCAG CCCGAGACCATAACAGATATGAAGCAGAGATATATTGGTCACTGTAACATCGGCACCGACATAAAACAAGCTAGTTTTATTGGTCGAAGAG GTGAATATGTTGCCAGTGGAAGTGATGACGGAAGATGGTTtatttgggaaaaaaaatcTGGCCGATTATTAAAGATGCTGCGTGGAGATGAAGCTG TTGTGAACTGTATACAATGCCATCCATATGACTGTGTCATCGCAACAAGTGGAATTGACAGCACCATAAAG ATCTGGACTCCAAATTCTCCTGTCCCTTCTATTGTAGCTGGGGGAGCAGCAGGACCAGAGACTTCAAATGTATTAGATGCCATGGAAGAAAATCAACGCAGATTGTGTCGCACTCGGGAAGCAATTTT GCCTTTCGAAATCCTGGAGCGGTTCCGCATGCATGAGTTTGCTGAAGGAAGGTTTCATCCATTTGAGTGCACACAAAGCTAA